From a single Mycolicibacterium moriokaense genomic region:
- a CDS encoding tautomerase family protein has product MPIYTCTTARGTLRPEDKAALAAEVTRIHSTVNHVPSTYINVVFNELPTEDVYTDGRPARPLIINGWVRSGHPDDETSRLVTEVAEAATRVTGIPAERVLVVIGNSPARFAIEGGRVLPDPGQEQAWLAGKI; this is encoded by the coding sequence ATGCCTATCTATACCTGCACCACTGCGCGAGGGACGTTGCGTCCCGAGGACAAGGCGGCACTCGCGGCGGAGGTGACCCGGATCCATTCCACGGTCAACCACGTGCCGAGCACCTACATCAACGTGGTGTTCAACGAGTTGCCGACCGAAGATGTCTACACCGACGGCCGTCCGGCCCGCCCGTTGATCATCAACGGGTGGGTCCGGAGCGGACATCCCGACGACGAGACCAGTCGCCTGGTCACCGAAGTCGCCGAGGCCGCAACCCGAGTGACCGGGATCCCGGCCGAGCGTGTGCTCGTCGTGATCGGCAACAGTCCGGCGCGGTTCGCCATCGAGGGCGGCCGGGTACTGCCGGATCCGGGCCAGGAACAAGCCTGGCTCGCCGGAAAGATCTGA
- the mdlC gene encoding benzoylformate decarboxylase translates to MADQKTVHDVTYDLLRTLGLTTVFGNPGSTEQSFLRDFPDDFTYVLALQEASALAMADGFAQSTGRPALVNLHTAAGTGNAMGSLIASYRANTPLIITAGQQAREMSITDPYLNNPRATELPQPWVKWSYEPVRAEDVPAAFMQAYAIAMQPPMGPVFLSIPLDDWDKPALGPAVVRTVSERVAPDAGRLAEFAERISAAKRPMVLFGPEVDRAGGWDAGIAFAEKLGAPVYGSALGDRVSFPETHPLYAGVMPMTIAEVEQTVHGHDLVVVVGAQVFRYYPYVAGEYLPEGTELLQITSDTHLSAVAPVGDSLTGDVTTALTQLTELIEVPADRQRPAPLVRDLHSDLPAQAPMTSNAVYEVISSVKPDDASVVMESTSTMVDLFNWLPTTHSQGFFATPSGGIGWGVPAAVGVALGDRARGVKRNIIATIGDGSFEYSIQAIWTAAQHKLPIVFVVLRNGEYAILKSFALLEKTPNVPGLQLPDLDITSLATGFGCRAVEVDDSDMLAQELTTALNADGPTVIVVPTIPQLPHLG, encoded by the coding sequence ATGGCTGACCAGAAGACCGTTCACGACGTGACGTACGACCTCCTCCGGACCCTGGGCCTGACAACGGTCTTCGGTAACCCGGGCTCCACCGAGCAATCCTTCCTGCGGGACTTCCCGGACGACTTCACCTATGTCCTTGCGTTGCAGGAGGCTTCCGCGTTGGCGATGGCCGACGGCTTCGCACAGTCGACGGGTCGGCCGGCGCTGGTGAACCTGCACACTGCGGCGGGCACCGGCAATGCGATGGGCAGCCTGATCGCGTCCTACCGGGCCAACACCCCGCTGATCATCACCGCCGGCCAGCAGGCTCGCGAGATGTCGATCACCGATCCGTACCTGAACAATCCGCGGGCGACGGAACTGCCGCAGCCATGGGTGAAGTGGTCGTATGAGCCCGTCCGTGCCGAGGACGTGCCTGCGGCGTTCATGCAGGCGTACGCCATCGCGATGCAGCCGCCGATGGGACCCGTGTTCCTGTCGATCCCGCTCGACGACTGGGACAAGCCCGCATTGGGCCCCGCCGTCGTGCGGACCGTCAGCGAACGGGTCGCCCCGGATGCCGGCCGACTGGCCGAGTTCGCCGAGCGCATCAGTGCCGCGAAGCGTCCGATGGTGCTGTTCGGTCCCGAGGTGGACCGGGCCGGCGGCTGGGACGCCGGGATCGCGTTCGCCGAGAAGCTGGGCGCGCCCGTGTACGGCAGCGCACTGGGTGATCGCGTGTCGTTCCCCGAGACTCATCCGCTGTACGCCGGGGTCATGCCGATGACGATTGCCGAGGTCGAGCAGACGGTGCACGGTCACGATCTCGTCGTGGTGGTCGGTGCTCAGGTGTTCCGGTACTACCCCTACGTCGCGGGCGAGTACCTGCCGGAGGGCACCGAACTGCTGCAGATCACGTCCGACACCCACCTGTCGGCGGTCGCCCCGGTGGGCGACAGCCTGACCGGCGACGTCACTACGGCGCTGACGCAGCTGACCGAGCTGATCGAGGTGCCCGCCGACCGCCAGCGTCCCGCACCGCTGGTGCGTGACCTGCACTCGGATCTGCCCGCGCAGGCGCCGATGACGTCCAACGCGGTCTACGAGGTGATCAGCTCGGTCAAGCCGGACGACGCGTCGGTTGTCATGGAGTCGACGTCGACGATGGTCGATCTGTTCAACTGGCTGCCGACGACCCACTCGCAGGGCTTCTTCGCCACTCCGAGCGGCGGCATCGGTTGGGGCGTGCCCGCCGCGGTGGGCGTCGCACTGGGCGACCGGGCCCGCGGCGTCAAGCGCAACATCATCGCGACCATCGGCGACGGCTCGTTCGAGTACTCGATCCAGGCGATCTGGACGGCGGCTCAGCACAAGCTACCGATCGTGTTCGTGGTCCTGCGCAACGGTGAGTACGCGATTCTCAAATCGTTTGCGCTGCTGGAGAAGACGCCGAACGTGCCAGGTCTGCAGCTGCCAGATCTCGACATCACGTCGCTGGCAACCGGATTCGGGTGCCGTGCGGTCGAGGTCGACGACTCCGACATGCTGGCGCAGGAGTTGACGACCGCGCTGAACGCCGACGGTCCGACCGTCATTGTCGTCCCCACCATCCCTCAACTGCCGCATCTCGGCTGA